gaggactccaaatttaaaattcaccgatccctggaaaataaaaccaaatattatttggtaaacagtcaaacagaagacataaaaatttgtttcctctaatctttgcctacatcctacacgttagaacatacattttataccatctcctactacacaataatttacctttaaactttgatagtatagcataaaatcattaacttagatgggtgatcaattattattaagttggtgcttcaagttatttttgctgtcaggttcaaaaaaacatgacttctttttactgtaacgagcaattgatttagaagtcatcaaaagcccatccaaatacaaagccgcattcaccggacgggtctgtgagcaagaagtagtcaggcttgtactcacctcttgcccttcaagaaccaataaatcctgtcaacaaaaacagcatctttagccccctcctattaaagattctacaaggatgatggttttattggtgtttagaagtttggatttgaaatggccagttcaatggataaagagacagtttaagtagtattagattattattattattattattattagctactggaagaaacaaaccattggtatctatacttaattacttctatttccaggaaatcataaagaaaaagaaccaaaccaaaaaaagtcacttcctaccttttgtatctcaggatgaaaaatgtctcttgggctcttctccagtttctccagactcctggcactgaaatgcaaatgaacgagtgctttatcggagggcaagtgcacattccaaccccgaacccccaaccgatggcagttacagcgcttacaaaatgaatccttcccagagcctctgggaaatggaacggtttgtgcaactgccatttcttccccaaaatactaactcccaacacttcctaaactgagtttgcattttaaaaacagaaattagggagactcagggtggagatcaggttgaaattgatttccttctaaagcacaggggctctgttccatcacccttcactttggctccacacggaatcacggggagcattttaggagggctcaagaaccaattctatttctctcttttttctagttctctctcttcctaaataattcaaggcaagtcaaatgaaaaaggacaagttcagcagcaaattcacacttttcccctttgtctgctcaagaacagcctttaaaaccacttcttgctgccttcaacggttaagacttgcaaaacggtttcgcaagtttgataggtttatcataaaaaccacagaacgcaagctctgaatgacaggaaaaggtacacaggcaaatatctcagctgatggtggcttatttgcaaacacagaccttaacggagattgcacggagaatgtttcagtgggactcgaagggaaaaatattttctgagtaccctgtaaacaagaaaagctaggatatattacaggacatacccacgtgttctgcatattcaaataggattatcaataaaaacatttaagaaggaagaaaaccaaggtaattttactcagctatatttactgccgatttagagggaaaaaaaaaaaaaaaaaaaaagtgaaccataaacgcctacagtagaactttaaaccaattgcttggataaaagcagctcatggaacatgaagtagaaaaaaagcgaaaccagtatcagacctgcctgttttcttaccattgcacaagaaaatccgacaagcggtagaaagtcactgcctaaaaccgatcctaggatgtaACCAAGAACAATtgaggcatttgctaatctaaacggaaaccttttccggaccctagtgtcaaatcacacgttttgtctctcagcagctcgaggctggagagcatttcccctgggggtcgggagggcagggccacaaggggctgagtttgccgatcgcacctgtgccatcagaaggatcctgcccggcgctccttgcgctcgccattctccgggccatcgctgtgttttactgctcagcgatgccgctccatccGTTTGCGTGGAAGaaagagccacgagcactgaggcactcagcagccgtgtcatgccagcgatgtcgagcgctctctgctcgcaaggctgagcccgccgcggagccgcctccgcagccgctcgtccgcccccgcccgcagcagcggcagcggcccgagggagacggctgcagttcggcggctcccgcgcctccgccagcccgagggcagccgccgcacagtgaccgcggcagcgcccggcgccgctcgcccggggcggctcctgcagctcccggcccgcggcagcaaagcaccgcccggcgctccgccatcggcgggcggcagcgcgccccgcccgagctcagcccccgccaccgggacctctgagcgaggccgaggcgccgggcggacgccccttccgcgccgctcggctccgtgcgggcggccggacggaggcttcgcccctccagcgtcgctaccgcggctccgtcccgcgcggcacaggcgccgggagctcccCGCTCCCCCGGCGCGCGGCCGCCTCGGGCCGCCAGCCACTCCTAcggcgcgtcggccgttgcgtcagacgccgcgctttacggccgcagggcctgccgggagttgtagtctcggactgacagccaccgctccgttctccgccaccgggagctgcgctcccgccaggggatcaaacggctccttcgctcctgggcgcggaagcaccttaggcagcaccgcccctcccgaatgtcctttcttttccactccaactctttttttcactctgtttttcacccccttttccactttcgctctttctttttcactctcacccttttcctttttcattttttttcttcctttctcttcctccttttttttttcttcctttcctgtttccttttctttctttcactctttctttctgtctttctctatttctttctttctctcgctctcttcctgtctctctctttctttctttctgtctgtctttctctatttctttctctctctctttctttctttctctctgtctctctttctctctgtctctctttctttctctctatctctctctgtctctctctctgtctctctctctgtctctctctttgtctctctttctttctctctctctttctttctctctgtctctctttctgtctctctttgtctctctgtctctctttctgtctctctttccgtctgtctctc
The Agelaius phoeniceus isolate bAgePho1 chromosome 6, bAgePho1.hap1, whole genome shotgun sequence DNA segment above includes these coding regions:
- the LOC143691899 gene encoding GTPase-activating Rap/Ran-GAP domain-like protein 3 isoform X3, producing the protein MTRLLSASVLVALSSTQTDGAASLSSKTQRWPGEWRAQGAPGRILLMAQGTQKIFFPSSPTETFSVQSPLSARSLEKLEKSPRDIFHPEIQKDLLVLEGQEGSVNFKFGVLYAKDGQLTGDEMFSHGEVFTFSLIVLLI
- the LOC143691899 gene encoding uncharacterized protein LOC143691899 isoform X1; the encoded protein is MTRLLSASVLVALSSTQTDGAASLSSKTQRWPGEWRAQGAPGRILLMAQGTQKIFFPSSPTETFSVQSPLSARSLEKLEKSPRDIFHPEIQKGREGLSYPGRQTQRCPRRYRDCKNHKEQLGLQRKQTGENKRSCSDAFTEAMAGESQLLEKRRQYYPCAAQNCAAAVSSAVSALKVATFTCR
- the LOC143691899 gene encoding uncharacterized protein LOC143691899 isoform X2 codes for the protein MTRLLSASVLVALSSTQTDGAASLSSKTQRWPGEWRAQGAPGRILLMAQGTQKIFFPSSPTETFSVQSPLSARSLEKLEKSPRDIFHPEIQKGREGLSYPGRQTQRCPRRYRDCKNHKEQLGLQRKQTGENKRSHGRRESAAGEEETVLSLCSTELCCCCVISCVCTESSHLHL